A single region of the Nocardioides sp. W7 genome encodes:
- a CDS encoding PAC2 family protein produces the protein MIEIEDAPDLVDPVVIAAFEGWNDAADAASSVVDHLMKVWNARVVGAIDPEDFYDFQVNRPVVGSDEHGHRRITWPSTQIAIASPPDLDRDVILLRGIEPNMRWRQFCAELLAACDDLGGELVITLGALLADTPHTRPIPVTGTATELELVDRLKLEQSTYEGPTGIVGVFQDACVRLDIPAVSYWAAVPHYVAQPPCPKATLALIGQLEDLLEVSIPLGDLPEDARAWERGVDELAEEDEDVADYVRALEETRDTTDLPEASGEAIAREFERYLKRRQDEG, from the coding sequence GTGATCGAGATCGAAGATGCCCCGGACCTGGTCGATCCCGTGGTGATCGCCGCCTTCGAGGGCTGGAACGACGCCGCCGACGCGGCCTCGTCGGTCGTCGACCACCTGATGAAGGTCTGGAACGCCCGGGTGGTCGGGGCCATCGATCCCGAGGACTTCTACGACTTCCAGGTGAACCGGCCCGTGGTCGGCAGCGACGAGCACGGCCACCGACGGATCACCTGGCCCAGCACCCAGATCGCGATCGCCTCACCTCCCGACCTGGACCGCGACGTGATCCTGCTGCGTGGGATCGAGCCGAACATGCGCTGGCGCCAGTTCTGCGCCGAGCTGCTGGCGGCCTGCGACGACCTCGGCGGCGAGCTCGTCATCACGCTCGGCGCGCTGCTCGCCGACACGCCGCACACGCGACCGATCCCGGTTACCGGCACGGCCACCGAGCTGGAGCTCGTCGACCGCCTGAAGCTGGAGCAGTCGACGTACGAAGGACCGACCGGGATCGTGGGCGTCTTCCAGGACGCGTGCGTGCGCCTCGACATCCCGGCGGTGTCGTACTGGGCCGCCGTCCCCCACTACGTCGCCCAGCCACCGTGCCCCAAGGCCACCCTCGCGCTGATCGGCCAGCTGGAGGACCTCCTCGAGGTCAGCATCCCGCTCGGCGACCTCCCCGAGGACGCCCGCGCGTGGGAGCGCGGCGTGGACGAGCTCGCCGAGGAGGACGAGGACGTCGCCGACTACGTCCGGGCGCTCGAAGAGACCCGCGACACCACCGACCTGCCCGAGGCGTCCGGTGAGGCCATCGCGCGCGAGTTCGAGCGGTACTTGAAGCGGCGGCAGGACGAGGGCTGA